A window of the Roseburia sp. 831b genome harbors these coding sequences:
- a CDS encoding MATE family efflux transporter, protein MKQTTTTIDMLHGALPKKILLFTLPIALSSMLQQLFHAADTSIVGYFDTATSLAAVGTNGEIIALIVSLSSGLSIGANILIAQQIGQQKKEHLSGILKTALLFAGIFGIIGLLLRQCITNPLLLLIKTPGDVMAPAKLYLRIYFLGYPFLLLFDFGSAILRAKGDSRYPFLILTIAGILNVLLNLFFVLVFHIGVAGVALATVLSTAFSAIIILLRLWNDSSLSHVSFFPCRMRSSYLIQILKNGIPAAIQGAVFCFANIFIQASVNRFGAQTIAGSTIAMNFEYFSYYVITAFGQTATTFVSQNYAAGQKKRCRQILWLCITFSFFFSLFLIVPIILFRNRFAGFFSTEPAVIENACIRMMCILLFEPVCSFYEIPAGVLRGMGRSLFPAIATVIGTCAFRILWIYTVFQFSPQLETLYRAFPVSWVITTIFILCGFFVH, encoded by the coding sequence ATGAAACAGACAACCACCACAATTGATATGCTTCACGGCGCACTTCCGAAAAAAATCCTGCTTTTTACACTCCCCATTGCGCTTAGCAGCATGCTGCAACAGCTCTTCCACGCCGCAGATACCTCCATTGTCGGATATTTTGATACCGCCACTTCTCTTGCAGCGGTCGGAACAAACGGAGAAATCATCGCCTTGATTGTTTCCTTATCTTCCGGTTTATCCATCGGTGCTAATATCTTGATTGCACAACAAATCGGTCAACAAAAAAAGGAACACCTGTCCGGCATCCTAAAAACCGCCCTCCTATTTGCGGGAATCTTTGGCATCATTGGGCTGCTTCTCAGACAGTGTATCACAAACCCGCTGCTTCTTCTGATTAAAACACCCGGCGACGTCATGGCTCCGGCAAAATTATATCTTAGAATTTATTTTCTAGGATACCCTTTTTTACTGCTATTTGATTTTGGTTCTGCAATCCTTCGTGCAAAAGGAGACAGCCGGTATCCCTTCCTTATACTTACAATTGCCGGGATTCTTAATGTACTGCTGAATCTGTTTTTTGTCCTTGTATTCCACATTGGCGTTGCCGGAGTCGCACTTGCAACAGTTCTATCCACCGCATTTTCGGCAATTATTATTCTGTTACGGCTTTGGAATGACTCATCCCTATCTCACGTTTCCTTCTTTCCTTGCCGCATGCGTTCTTCCTATCTTATCCAAATTCTAAAAAATGGAATTCCTGCTGCCATTCAGGGTGCTGTCTTTTGCTTTGCGAATATTTTCATCCAGGCTTCCGTCAACCGTTTTGGTGCACAGACAATTGCCGGAAGTACCATTGCCATGAATTTTGAATATTTTTCCTATTATGTTATTACTGCCTTCGGACAAACTGCTACCACATTTGTCAGCCAAAACTATGCTGCCGGTCAAAAGAAACGGTGTCGTCAGATTCTTTGGCTTTGTATCACGTTTTCTTTTTTCTTCAGTCTGTTTTTGATTGTGCCTATCATCCTGTTTCGTAACCGCTTTGCCGGATTCTTTTCCACGGAACCTGCAGTCATTGAAAATGCCTGTATCCGCATGATGTGCATCTTGCTCTTTGAACCAGTCTGCAGTTTCTACGAAATACCCGCCGGTGTGTTAAGAGGCATGGGGCGCTCGCTTTTTCCCGCTATTGCGACGGTGATTGGAACATGTGCCTTCCGCATTTTATGGATTTACACCGTTTTTCAGTTTTCCCCGCAACTAGAAACTCTGTACCGAGCATTTCCTGTTTCCTGGGTGATTACCACAATTTTCATTCTCTGTGGCTTTTTTGTGCATTGA
- the proC gene encoding pyrroline-5-carboxylate reductase has product MFDKMIGFIGAGNMGSAIIGGILDSSLATTSQIIASAHSTATLEKIRNKFAIETTPDNTKVAEQADILFLAVKPDKFDEVIPQIRDHVKSDCVIVSIAAGKTIRAIEDAFDRPIKLVRAMPNTPALVGEAMSALCKNETITDAELADVVSIFNSFGKCEVVAEKLMDAVIGVSGSSPAYVYLFIEAMADAAVADGMPRAQAYKFAAQSVLGSAKMVLETGKHPGELKDAVCSPGGTTIEAVASLEENGLRNTVIAAQRACVQKSKDMSK; this is encoded by the coding sequence ATGTTTGACAAAATGATTGGTTTTATCGGTGCAGGAAATATGGGCAGTGCAATTATCGGCGGAATTCTGGATTCTTCCCTTGCAACTACGAGCCAGATTATTGCAAGCGCTCATTCTACTGCTACCTTGGAAAAGATTCGTAACAAATTTGCAATTGAGACGACACCGGACAACACAAAGGTTGCCGAGCAGGCTGATATCTTATTTCTTGCAGTGAAGCCGGATAAATTTGATGAGGTTATTCCTCAGATTCGCGACCATGTAAAATCAGACTGTGTCATCGTCTCCATCGCCGCCGGCAAAACCATCCGCGCCATTGAAGATGCTTTTGACCGTCCAATTAAGCTGGTTCGTGCAATGCCAAATACACCTGCTCTTGTCGGGGAAGCCATGAGCGCTTTGTGTAAAAATGAAACGATTACCGATGCTGAACTTGCAGATGTTGTTTCTATTTTTAACAGCTTCGGAAAATGTGAGGTGGTTGCAGAAAAACTGATGGATGCCGTAATCGGTGTTTCCGGTTCTTCCCCTGCCTATGTTTATCTGTTTATCGAGGCTATGGCGGATGCTGCTGTTGCCGATGGCATGCCACGTGCACAGGCATACAAATTTGCGGCGCAGTCAGTCCTTGGTTCTGCAAAAATGGTATTGGAGACGGGAAAACATCCTGGAGAATTAAAAGATGCCGTTTGCTCCCCTGGCGGAACCACGATTGAGGCAGTTGCATCTTTGGAAGAAAACGGACTTCGCAACACCGTTATCGCAGCGCAACGTGCCTGCGTACAGAAATCAAAAGATATGAGCAAATAA
- a CDS encoding alpha-amylase family glycosyl hydrolase — translation MWAYESVFYQIYPLGFCGAPFENDGQLKHRILKVNEWIPHIKKLGANAIYFSPVFESDTHGYNTRDYAKIDVRLGTNEDFKTVCENLHKEGIRVVLDGVFNHVGRGFFAFEDVLKNRENSPYKDWFFLNFGGNSNYNDGLWYEGWEGNFDLVKLNLRNEDVISYLFQCIKGWVNEFDIDGLRLDVAYCLDHDFLRRLRTLCDGLKPDFFLVGETLHGNYNQWMNDSMLHSVTNYECYKGLYSSFNSMNMFEINHSLLRQFGPDQWTLYKGKHLLSFVDNHDVTRIASILTNEHHLPLIYALAFGMPGIPCVYYGSEWGAKARKEDGDPALRASFLTPEWNFLTDFIAKLASVKKLSNALNYGDFRSVLLTNRQCIFERKTDSDRILVAINADENPFHAEFDAGCATATELLTDTTHEFAGGSDLPGYSAAYWKMHD, via the coding sequence ATGTGGGCATATGAAAGCGTTTTTTATCAGATTTACCCTTTGGGATTTTGTGGGGCTCCTTTTGAAAATGATGGACAGTTGAAGCATCGCATTTTAAAAGTAAATGAATGGATTCCACACATCAAAAAACTTGGTGCAAACGCCATCTATTTTTCGCCTGTGTTCGAGTCTGATACACACGGCTATAATACAAGAGATTATGCAAAAATTGATGTCCGGCTTGGCACGAACGAGGATTTTAAGACTGTTTGTGAAAATCTTCACAAAGAAGGCATCCGTGTTGTATTAGATGGTGTTTTTAATCACGTTGGACGTGGATTTTTCGCTTTTGAAGATGTATTAAAAAATCGCGAAAATTCTCCTTATAAGGATTGGTTTTTCTTAAACTTTGGTGGAAATTCCAATTACAATGACGGCCTGTGGTACGAAGGCTGGGAAGGAAATTTTGACCTTGTAAAATTAAATCTTCGAAATGAAGACGTTATCTCCTATCTTTTTCAGTGCATCAAAGGATGGGTGAACGAATTTGATATCGACGGATTGCGGCTTGACGTTGCTTACTGTCTGGATCATGATTTCCTGCGCCGTCTGCGCACCCTGTGTGATGGATTGAAACCGGATTTCTTCCTGGTTGGTGAAACCTTGCACGGCAATTATAACCAATGGATGAATGATTCCATGCTGCATTCCGTTACCAACTATGAATGTTACAAGGGACTTTATTCTAGCTTTAACAGCATGAATATGTTTGAGATTAATCACTCCCTGCTCCGCCAGTTTGGACCGGACCAGTGGACACTTTACAAGGGAAAACACCTGCTTTCCTTTGTAGACAACCATGACGTCACAAGAATTGCCAGCATCCTAACCAATGAGCATCACCTTCCACTCATTTATGCGCTCGCCTTTGGTATGCCTGGAATCCCATGCGTCTACTATGGAAGTGAATGGGGCGCTAAAGCAAGAAAAGAGGACGGTGACCCTGCTCTGCGCGCCAGCTTTTTGACACCGGAGTGGAATTTTCTTACCGATTTCATTGCCAAGCTTGCCTCTGTGAAAAAATTATCAAACGCTTTAAATTACGGTGATTTCCGCTCTGTTTTGTTAACCAACCGTCAATGCATCTTTGAACGGAAAACAGACTCTGATCGAATCCTGGTCGCCATCAATGCAGACGAGAATCCATTCCATGCAGAATTTGATGCCGGATGTGCCACTGCAACGGAGCTTTTGACCGATACGACACATGAATTTGCCGGTGGAAGTGATCTGCCGGGTTACAGTGCCGCTTACTGGAAGATGCATGATTAA
- a CDS encoding LysR family transcriptional regulator, whose amino-acid sequence MDHNILKYLAFVKTVEKGSFTKAAEDLNYAQSSISKMIADLEEEWGVTLLQRSKNGVVLTSAGEQILPSIRKILSDFGKLEEQINQMNGVQSGIVRIGTFSSVAIHWLPNIFAEFQKDYPGIDYEMLLGDYGEVERWIDEGRVDCGFLRLPTAVKFDVMPLKKDEYKVVLPKKHPLAQKEKIKVTDLDGQPFLLLEHGGKTEVSDFLEKNGVHPKVRFTTWEDFAIMSMVEKGLGIGVLPDMILKRIPYQIEVRPLEAPYYREIGIAMKNRQRLSAATQKFMEYLKYRESDSLR is encoded by the coding sequence ATGGATCATAATATTTTAAAATATCTTGCTTTTGTGAAAACCGTTGAAAAAGGGAGCTTTACAAAAGCTGCAGAAGATTTGAATTATGCGCAGTCGTCCATCAGTAAAATGATTGCGGATTTGGAGGAAGAATGGGGAGTTACCTTATTGCAGCGCAGCAAGAATGGAGTGGTGCTGACTTCCGCAGGGGAGCAGATACTTCCTTCTATAAGGAAAATATTAAGTGATTTTGGGAAACTTGAGGAACAGATCAACCAAATGAATGGTGTACAAAGCGGTATCGTGAGGATTGGCACCTTTTCAAGTGTGGCAATTCACTGGCTGCCGAACATATTTGCTGAATTTCAAAAGGATTATCCTGGAATTGATTATGAAATGCTTTTGGGCGATTATGGAGAGGTAGAACGCTGGATTGATGAGGGGCGTGTAGACTGTGGATTTTTAAGGCTGCCGACTGCGGTAAAGTTCGATGTGATGCCGCTCAAAAAGGATGAGTATAAGGTGGTACTTCCGAAGAAGCATCCTCTGGCACAAAAAGAGAAGATAAAGGTAACGGATCTGGATGGGCAGCCATTTTTATTGTTAGAACATGGAGGAAAAACGGAGGTTTCGGATTTCTTAGAAAAAAATGGTGTACATCCTAAGGTGCGGTTCACGACGTGGGAAGATTTTGCTATTATGTCAATGGTTGAAAAAGGGTTGGGTATCGGAGTTTTGCCAGATATGATTTTAAAACGGATTCCGTATCAGATTGAGGTTCGCCCATTAGAAGCGCCCTATTACAGAGAAATTGGCATCGCAATGAAAAACAGGCAACGCTTGAGTGCTGCAACGCAAAAGTTTATGGAATATTTAAAGTACAGGGAGAGTGATTCCCTAAGATAG